In the Pseudomonas sp. ADAK2 genome, one interval contains:
- the cbiE gene encoding precorrin-6y C5,15-methyltransferase (decarboxylating) subunit CbiE, which translates to MTPWLTVIGIGEDGFKGLGKNARRALLGASRIIGGQRQLDLLPVCIRGERQLWPSPFSLAPVLEHRGEPVCVLASGDPMFFGVGASLARQVPAEQMLILSAPSSCSLAAARMGWPLQDVVTLSVVARPVAALNAQLFSGVRLLVLSNDGQSPAAIAALLRERGFGPSRVTVLEHLGGEAERRIDGVANDWTLSGVADLNVIAIECIAEPGTPRLSRLAGLPDSAFKHDGQLTKRDVRAITLARLAPTPGELLWDVGAGSGSIGIEWMRAHPSCRALAIEADDGRQLLIEHNRDALGVPGLQLIRGSAPQALAELERPDAIFIGGGVTRDGVLDSCWAALKPGGRLIANAVTLQSEMTLMAWYEQHGGELTRIHVAQAQPLGEFDTWRQALPITLLDVTKPLDA; encoded by the coding sequence ATGACACCCTGGCTGACAGTAATAGGCATCGGTGAAGACGGCTTCAAAGGCCTGGGCAAGAATGCCCGGCGGGCCTTGCTGGGCGCTTCGCGGATCATTGGTGGCCAGCGCCAACTGGATTTGCTGCCGGTGTGCATCCGTGGCGAGCGGCAGTTGTGGCCGAGTCCGTTTTCCTTGGCCCCGGTGCTTGAGCATCGCGGCGAACCGGTTTGCGTGCTGGCCAGTGGCGATCCGATGTTCTTTGGCGTGGGCGCCAGCCTCGCGCGACAGGTGCCTGCGGAGCAGATGCTGATCCTGTCGGCGCCGTCTTCCTGCTCCCTCGCAGCGGCGCGCATGGGTTGGCCGTTGCAGGACGTGGTGACGCTTTCGGTAGTGGCGCGCCCAGTGGCGGCGCTCAATGCGCAGCTGTTCAGTGGCGTACGGTTGTTGGTGTTGAGCAATGACGGGCAGAGTCCGGCGGCGATTGCGGCGCTGCTGCGTGAACGAGGTTTCGGACCGAGCCGGGTGACCGTTCTGGAACACCTGGGTGGTGAGGCCGAGCGGCGCATCGATGGGGTTGCCAACGACTGGACCTTATCAGGCGTTGCCGATCTCAATGTGATCGCCATCGAATGCATCGCCGAGCCCGGCACCCCACGCCTGTCGCGCCTCGCCGGTTTGCCGGATTCGGCCTTCAAACATGACGGCCAACTGACCAAACGCGACGTGCGCGCCATCACCCTCGCCCGCCTCGCGCCGACACCCGGCGAATTGCTGTGGGACGTCGGCGCCGGCAGCGGTTCGATCGGCATCGAATGGATGCGTGCTCACCCGAGCTGTCGGGCACTGGCCATCGAGGCCGATGACGGTCGGCAGTTGTTGATCGAACACAACCGCGATGCCTTGGGCGTCCCGGGCCTGCAATTGATTCGCGGCAGCGCACCGCAGGCACTGGCAGAGCTCGAACGCCCGGATGCGATCTTCATCGGTGGCGGCGTGACCCGCGACGGTGTGCTCGACAGTTGCTGGGCGGCATTGAAGCCAGGCGGCCGACTGATCGCCAACGCCGTGACCCTGCAAAGTGAAATGACCCTGATGGCCTGGTACGAACAACATGGCGGCGAACTGACGCGCATTCATGTCGCCCAGGCGCAACCGTTGGGCGAGTTCGACACCTGGCGCCAGGCGCTGCCGATTACCTTGCTAGATGTGACGAAGCCACTCGATGCGTGA
- a CDS encoding cobalt-precorrin-5B (C(1))-methyltransferase: protein MRDETAEQPAPLRSGLTTGSCATATSLAAARLLLSGMTADAVEIVLPKGKQVQMRLEFCRLNDDGAEAGTIKDAGDDPDVTHGALLYSHVRLGAEPGIRFIAGRGVGTVTRPGLVLNVGEPAINPVPRKMITEHLTLLAEESGYSGGFEVTVNVEGGEALALKTMNPRLGILGGLSILGTSGIVRPFSCAAYIASIHQGIDVAKTNGYLHIAACTGNASEDTMRRVYDLPEIALIEMGDFVGAVLKHLRKVPVDKLSICGGFGKISKLAAGHMDLHSRHSSIDLPQLAEWAAAMGADGSLQQSIREANTSQQALAMARAVGIALGDEVCRHALEFARSVVPAQVQVEVFAIDRQGGIVGHAGAFQ, encoded by the coding sequence ATGCGTGACGAAACCGCCGAACAACCCGCGCCCCTGCGCAGCGGCCTGACCACCGGCAGCTGCGCCACGGCCACCAGCCTCGCCGCTGCGCGACTACTGCTCAGCGGCATGACGGCGGACGCTGTCGAGATCGTTCTGCCCAAGGGCAAACAGGTGCAGATGCGCCTGGAATTCTGTCGCTTGAACGACGATGGCGCCGAGGCCGGAACGATCAAGGACGCCGGTGATGACCCGGACGTGACCCACGGCGCGCTGCTCTATTCCCATGTGCGCCTGGGCGCCGAACCGGGGATTCGCTTTATTGCCGGCCGTGGCGTCGGCACAGTGACGCGCCCCGGTCTGGTGTTGAACGTCGGCGAACCGGCGATCAACCCGGTGCCACGCAAGATGATCACCGAGCACCTGACGTTGCTGGCCGAGGAATCGGGTTACAGCGGCGGTTTCGAGGTCACGGTCAACGTCGAGGGCGGCGAGGCCCTGGCGCTGAAAACCATGAACCCGCGCCTGGGGATTCTCGGCGGGCTGTCGATCCTCGGCACCAGCGGCATCGTCCGGCCGTTTTCCTGCGCGGCTTATATTGCCTCGATCCACCAAGGTATCGACGTCGCCAAAACCAACGGCTACCTGCACATCGCCGCCTGCACCGGCAATGCCAGCGAAGACACCATGCGCCGGGTCTACGACCTGCCGGAAATCGCTCTGATCGAAATGGGCGACTTCGTCGGCGCGGTGCTCAAGCATCTGCGTAAAGTGCCTGTGGATAAACTGAGTATCTGCGGCGGCTTCGGCAAGATCAGCAAACTGGCGGCCGGCCATATGGATCTGCACAGTCGGCATTCGAGCATCGACCTGCCGCAACTGGCTGAGTGGGCGGCGGCGATGGGTGCTGATGGTTCTTTGCAGCAATCGATTCGTGAGGCCAATACCAGTCAGCAGGCGTTGGCCATGGCCCGCGCTGTCGGCATCGCATTGGGGGACGAAGTGTGCCGACATGCGCTGGAATTCGCCCGCAGCGTGGTGCCGGCGCAGGTGCAGGTCGAGGTGTTTGCGATTGATCGCCAGGGCGGGATTGTTGGCCATGCGGGAGCGTTCCAATGA
- a CDS encoding cobalt-precorrin-6A reductase yields MKRVLLLGGVTEALAIARTLGPEHIYSLAGVGRVPTDLICQVRVGGYGGAEGLAQFIRDEGIELLLDATHPYAAQISQNAATAAQLSGIPCWALRRPAWQPQAGDDWREVSDWTQLIDALKPFKRPLFTLGREPLQHLHEIPPEQFWTLRALDVYPGNERCEVIGARGPFVVEDERDLFERRQIDVLISKNSGSTATEPKLEVARERGVPVLVLKRPVLAGVDREFGSVADVLTALKAETTTHL; encoded by the coding sequence ATGAAGCGTGTGTTGTTGCTCGGTGGCGTGACGGAAGCGTTGGCCATCGCCCGGACGCTTGGGCCGGAACATATTTATAGCCTGGCGGGTGTCGGTCGGGTGCCGACGGATTTGATTTGCCAAGTGCGGGTCGGTGGTTACGGCGGAGCCGAAGGTCTGGCGCAGTTCATTCGCGATGAAGGCATCGAATTGCTGCTCGACGCTACCCATCCCTATGCCGCGCAAATCAGTCAAAACGCCGCCACCGCCGCGCAGTTGAGCGGCATCCCGTGCTGGGCGCTACGGCGTCCGGCCTGGCAACCACAGGCCGGGGACGATTGGCGCGAAGTCAGTGACTGGACGCAATTGATCGATGCGCTGAAACCCTTCAAGCGACCGCTGTTCACCCTGGGTCGCGAGCCGTTACAGCACCTGCACGAAATCCCGCCAGAGCAGTTCTGGACCTTGCGCGCACTCGACGTCTACCCCGGTAACGAACGCTGCGAAGTCATCGGCGCCCGTGGACCGTTTGTGGTCGAGGATGAGCGGGATTTGTTCGAACGTCGGCAGATCGATGTACTGATCAGCAAAAACAGCGGCAGCACCGCCACCGAGCCGAAATTGGAAGTGGCGCGGGAGCGAGGGGTGCCGGTGCTGGTGTTGAAGCGACCGGTGTTGGCGGGGGTTGATCGGGAGTTTGGGTCGGTGGCGGACGTGCTGACAGCCCTGAAAGCGGAAACCACCACACACCTGTAG
- a CDS encoding DUF2946 domain-containing protein, which yields MSRQRLAFAWIACFAVLFNMLAMPMTGAMAQSAKSPAEQLLWGSFCTSSGTKMVAISLGKLDQKTPQNDDHSNMQHCWCCSGSAPLVALPGHVPQLYFARFEANRSPPAASLDTPTPRQQWPSLNPRASPLV from the coding sequence ATGTCCCGACAACGGCTCGCATTTGCCTGGATCGCCTGCTTTGCAGTGCTGTTCAATATGCTCGCCATGCCGATGACCGGAGCGATGGCGCAGTCGGCGAAGTCACCCGCCGAGCAGTTGTTGTGGGGCAGTTTCTGCACGTCCAGCGGGACGAAGATGGTGGCGATTTCCCTGGGTAAACTCGACCAGAAAACCCCGCAAAACGACGATCATTCCAACATGCAGCATTGCTGGTGCTGCTCAGGCTCGGCGCCACTGGTGGCGTTGCCGGGGCATGTGCCGCAGCTGTATTTCGCGCGGTTCGAGGCTAATCGAAGCCCGCCCGCCGCCTCTCTCGATACACCTACGCCGCGCCAGCAATGGCCGAGCCTCAACCCCCGCGCCTCCCCTCTGGTGTGA
- a CDS encoding copper chaperone PCu(A)C, protein MLNKLIVLAALLLPACFANAHEYKAGELEIAHPWSQELPPNAPTVAAYFVIHNNGKTADRLLSVDSTISGEAQLHEHVMQNDLMKMQQVPSVEIPAGGNVTFAPMAYHVMLLNLKDRSLLSDGKQFPLTLHFEKSGNVTIEVSVQKKPPEDMQMHAHAQ, encoded by the coding sequence ATGTTGAACAAACTCATCGTTCTGGCCGCGTTGCTGCTGCCTGCCTGTTTCGCCAATGCTCACGAATACAAGGCCGGCGAACTGGAAATCGCCCATCCGTGGTCGCAGGAGTTGCCACCCAACGCGCCGACCGTCGCGGCTTACTTCGTGATTCACAACAACGGCAAAACCGCTGATCGATTGTTGAGTGTCGACTCGACGATTTCGGGTGAAGCGCAGTTGCATGAACACGTCATGCAGAACGATCTGATGAAAATGCAGCAGGTGCCGAGCGTCGAAATTCCTGCGGGCGGCAACGTCACGTTTGCGCCGATGGCCTATCACGTGATGCTGCTGAACCTGAAAGATCGCAGCCTGTTGAGTGACGGCAAGCAGTTCCCGTTGACCCTGCATTTCGAGAAGTCCGGCAACGTAACGATTGAAGTCTCGGTGCAGAAAAAGCCGCCTGAAGACATGCAGATGCACGCTCACGCCCAATAG
- a CDS encoding DUF2946 domain-containing protein, with protein sequence MRALSARSFRPRRQSLSLTRGSWISLFAMMMIFIGPLISQSMPMDQRASMAMSMSMDMSMDSHGEHAEKQASEHCPPAAEHHALWEKCGYCSLLFNCPALTGGQSFVAFDTPPATTFATPSPRLGHARQPFFPGARTRAPPIAS encoded by the coding sequence ATGCGCGCCCTTAGCGCCAGGTCATTCAGGCCTCGCCGTCAGTCCCTGAGCCTGACCCGCGGTAGCTGGATCAGCCTGTTCGCCATGATGATGATCTTTATCGGTCCGCTGATTTCCCAGTCGATGCCGATGGATCAACGCGCCTCGATGGCCATGAGCATGTCGATGGACATGAGCATGGATTCACACGGCGAACACGCCGAAAAACAAGCCAGCGAACATTGCCCGCCAGCCGCCGAACATCACGCGCTCTGGGAGAAATGCGGCTATTGCAGCCTGCTATTCAACTGCCCGGCGCTGACCGGCGGCCAGTCCTTCGTCGCCTTCGACACCCCACCCGCCACCACCTTCGCCACACCTTCCCCGCGCCTGGGCCACGCCCGGCAACCCTTCTTCCCCGGCGCCCGAACCCGCGCCCCGCCCATCGCTTCGTAA